One segment of Streptomyces sp. NBC_01463 DNA contains the following:
- a CDS encoding citrate synthase 2 — protein sequence MSDFVPGLEGVVAFETEIAEPDKEGGSLRYRGVDIEDLVGQVSFGNVWGLLVDGAFSPGLPPAEPFPIPVHSGDIRVDVQSALAMLAPVWGLKPLLDIDEQTARDNLARAAVMALSYVAQSARGQGRPMVPQSEIDKAGSVVERFMIRWRGEPDPRHVKAVDAYWTSAAEHGMNASTFTARVIASTGADVAAALSGAVGAMSGPLHGGAPSRVLGMIEEIERTGDATAYVKQALDRGERLMGFGHRVYRAEDPRARVLRRTAEELGAPRFEVAQALEKAALEELHARRPDRVLATNVEFWAAIMLDFAEVPAHMFTSMFTCARTAGWSAHILEQKRTGRLVRPSAKYVGPGTRSPRDIPGYEQLADLGN from the coding sequence ATGTCCGACTTCGTACCCGGACTCGAAGGAGTCGTCGCGTTCGAAACGGAGATCGCCGAACCCGACAAGGAAGGTGGTTCGCTGCGGTACCGGGGCGTCGACATCGAGGATCTCGTCGGCCAGGTGTCGTTCGGGAACGTGTGGGGGCTGCTGGTCGACGGGGCGTTCAGCCCCGGTCTGCCGCCGGCCGAGCCGTTCCCGATCCCGGTGCACTCCGGGGACATCCGGGTGGACGTCCAGTCCGCCCTGGCGATGCTCGCTCCCGTGTGGGGGCTGAAGCCGCTGCTGGACATCGACGAGCAGACCGCGCGGGACAACCTGGCGCGGGCCGCGGTCATGGCCCTGTCGTACGTCGCGCAGTCCGCGCGCGGGCAGGGGCGGCCGATGGTGCCGCAGAGCGAGATCGACAAGGCGGGGTCCGTCGTCGAGCGGTTCATGATCCGCTGGCGCGGTGAGCCGGATCCGCGGCATGTGAAGGCCGTCGACGCGTACTGGACGTCGGCCGCCGAGCACGGCATGAACGCATCGACGTTCACCGCCCGCGTCATCGCCTCGACCGGGGCCGACGTGGCCGCCGCCCTGTCCGGTGCGGTCGGCGCGATGTCGGGCCCGCTGCACGGCGGTGCGCCCTCCCGCGTCCTCGGCATGATCGAGGAGATCGAGCGGACCGGGGACGCCACCGCGTACGTGAAGCAGGCCCTGGACCGGGGCGAGCGCCTGATGGGCTTCGGCCACCGCGTCTACCGCGCCGAGGACCCGCGGGCGCGCGTCCTGCGCCGTACCGCCGAGGAGCTGGGCGCGCCGAGGTTCGAGGTGGCGCAGGCGCTGGAGAAAGCCGCGCTGGAGGAGCTGCACGCGCGGCGGCCGGACCGGGTGCTGGCGACGAACGTGGAGTTCTGGGCGGCGATCATGCTGGACTTCGCGGAGGTCCCGGCGCACATGTTCACGTCGATGTTCACCTGTGCGCGTACGGCGGGCTGGTCGGCGCACATCCTGGAGCAGAAGCGGACGGGTCGCCTGGTGCGGCCGTCTGCGAAGTACGTCGGTCCGGGGACGCGCAGCCCGCGGGACATTCCCGGATACGAGCAGCTGGCGGATCTGGGCAACTGA
- a CDS encoding SIS domain-containing protein, translated as MSESKLAGQFFDAAIGLLERVRDEESGNIAAAGAAIADTVVAGGRLFAFGAGHSSLAAQDVVYRAGGLALMNLMVVPGALGVDVMPATLGSALERVDGLAGAVLDSSPATAGDVLVVVSLSGRNALPVEMAMNARALGLKVIGVTSVAYATGTRSRHSSGGFLRDHCDIVLDSKISIGDAELDVDGIEAPFGPASTVVTSAIMQAMMAAAAEQLLERGVEPPMLRSGNVDGGHEWNGRVMTQYADRIFYRH; from the coding sequence ATGAGCGAAAGCAAGCTGGCCGGTCAGTTCTTCGACGCAGCGATCGGCCTGCTGGAGCGCGTGCGCGACGAGGAGTCCGGCAACATCGCGGCCGCCGGCGCCGCGATCGCCGACACCGTCGTGGCGGGCGGCCGCCTCTTCGCCTTCGGCGCCGGCCACTCCTCGCTGGCCGCCCAGGACGTCGTCTACCGCGCGGGCGGTCTCGCCCTGATGAACCTGATGGTCGTCCCGGGCGCCCTCGGCGTCGACGTCATGCCTGCCACCCTCGGCTCGGCCCTGGAGCGGGTGGACGGCCTCGCCGGCGCGGTGCTCGACTCCAGCCCCGCGACCGCGGGCGACGTCCTCGTCGTCGTCTCCCTCTCCGGGCGCAACGCGCTGCCGGTGGAGATGGCGATGAACGCCCGCGCGCTGGGCCTGAAGGTCATCGGCGTCACCTCGGTCGCGTACGCGACGGGCACCCGGTCCCGGCACAGTTCGGGCGGCTTCCTGCGGGACCACTGCGACATCGTCCTCGACAGCAAGATCTCGATCGGTGACGCGGAGCTCGACGTCGACGGCATCGAGGCACCCTTCGGTCCCGCCTCCACGGTCGTCACCAGCGCGATCATGCAGGCGATGATGGCCGCCGCGGCGGAGCAGCTGCTGGAGCGGGGCGTGGAGCCGCCGATGCTGCGGTCGGGCAACGTCGACGGGGGCCACGAGTGGAACGGCCGCGTGATGACGCAGTACGCGGACCGGATCTTCTACCGGCACTGA
- the pdxH gene encoding pyridoxamine 5'-phosphate oxidase: MREQYRSEAFTEAGLAAGPMEQFARWFRQIAAGGALHEPNAMVVSTATPEGRPSSRTVLLKMYDERGFVFFTNYGSRKGRELTANPYVSLLFPWHPLARQVVVTGTASRVAREETVAYFRTRPHGSQLGAWASDQSAVIGSREELVDRYEDLAARYPEGEKVPAPPHWGGFRVVPDTIEFWQGHENRLHDRLRYVREDGSAEGGADGRGEGAWRVERLCP, translated from the coding sequence ATGCGCGAGCAGTACCGGTCCGAGGCCTTCACCGAGGCCGGGCTCGCCGCCGGTCCGATGGAGCAGTTCGCCCGCTGGTTCCGGCAGATCGCGGCCGGCGGCGCGCTCCACGAGCCGAACGCCATGGTGGTGTCCACGGCGACCCCCGAGGGCCGCCCGTCCTCGCGCACCGTGCTGCTGAAGATGTACGACGAGCGGGGCTTCGTCTTCTTCACCAACTACGGCTCCCGCAAGGGCCGCGAACTCACGGCCAACCCGTACGTCTCGCTGCTCTTCCCCTGGCACCCGCTGGCCCGCCAGGTCGTCGTCACCGGCACCGCGTCCCGGGTCGCCCGCGAGGAGACGGTCGCCTACTTCCGGACCCGCCCGCACGGCTCCCAGCTGGGCGCCTGGGCGAGCGACCAGTCCGCGGTGATCGGCTCGCGCGAGGAACTCGTCGACCGTTACGAGGACCTCGCTGCCCGCTACCCGGAGGGCGAGAAGGTCCCGGCACCCCCGCACTGGGGCGGCTTCCGCGTCGTCCCCGACACGATCGAGTTCTGGCAGGGGCACGAGAACCGGCTCCACGACCGGCTGCGCTACGTCCGGGAGGACGGGAGCGCGGAAGGGGGCGCGGACGGGCGCGGCGAGGGGGCGTGGCGCGTCGAGCGGCTGTGCCCGTAG
- a CDS encoding PAS domain-containing protein, which produces MSASRSSGTTDALGPEPIPGAELLAALLDGMDAALCAFDADGTVTHWNREAERILGWSAEEAVGRPGFAGWAVRRADAGEVQGRLMAVMDGPGRQVHEFALLRKDGGRVLVRTQSAGVRGADGKPAGVYCAFSEVHAQIDLERSIALSEALFEDASWGVVLVDVDLRPTVVNAHAARALGGGRTTLLGRPLGELIVQGVEDLEGALQHVLAVGAPSAPTELWVTLRTAEGDRRRCWRSGFLRLASPLAEEPVPLGVGWLFLDVTAAKLAAQEADRVRFRASQLHRASRSAAECEDPMEAATSSLDYALAGFADHALVDLLEGERLVRAAGTPADAPGPCLPVAGGGIPLRYAPGHPALQAVDRTGSVRASAGAGTAQAAGEWAAERRWPSDAVHALCVVLRSRGRTLGVLTFLRSSHRAAFERPDAVYAESVADRVAASVDLHRAVAGGRTGSPGPSGD; this is translated from the coding sequence ATGAGTGCTTCCAGGAGCAGCGGAACGACCGACGCGCTCGGCCCGGAGCCGATTCCCGGGGCGGAGCTGCTGGCGGCCCTTCTCGACGGGATGGACGCCGCGCTGTGCGCCTTCGACGCGGACGGCACCGTCACCCACTGGAACCGCGAGGCCGAGCGGATTCTCGGCTGGTCCGCGGAGGAGGCCGTCGGGCGGCCGGGGTTCGCCGGGTGGGCCGTGCGGCGGGCCGACGCCGGTGAGGTGCAGGGGCGGCTGATGGCCGTCATGGACGGGCCGGGGCGGCAGGTGCACGAGTTCGCGCTGCTGCGCAAGGACGGCGGGCGGGTGCTCGTACGGACCCAGTCGGCCGGGGTGCGGGGCGCGGACGGGAAGCCCGCCGGGGTGTACTGCGCGTTCAGCGAGGTCCACGCGCAGATCGATCTGGAGCGGTCCATCGCGCTGAGCGAGGCGCTGTTCGAGGACGCGTCGTGGGGTGTGGTCCTCGTCGACGTGGACCTGCGGCCCACCGTCGTCAACGCGCACGCGGCCCGGGCGCTGGGCGGCGGCCGCACAACCCTGCTCGGCCGGCCGCTCGGCGAGCTGATCGTGCAGGGCGTGGAGGACCTGGAGGGCGCGCTCCAGCACGTACTGGCCGTGGGGGCGCCGTCCGCCCCCACCGAGCTGTGGGTGACGCTGCGGACGGCCGAGGGCGACCGGCGGCGCTGCTGGCGGAGCGGCTTCCTGCGGCTGGCATCGCCGCTCGCGGAGGAGCCGGTGCCGCTGGGCGTCGGCTGGCTGTTCCTGGACGTGACGGCGGCGAAGCTGGCGGCCCAGGAGGCGGACCGGGTGCGGTTCCGGGCCAGTCAGCTGCACCGGGCCTCGCGGTCCGCCGCCGAGTGCGAGGACCCGATGGAGGCGGCCACGTCGTCGCTGGACTACGCGCTCGCGGGCTTCGCCGACCACGCGCTCGTCGACCTGCTGGAGGGCGAGCGGCTGGTGCGCGCCGCGGGGACACCCGCCGACGCGCCGGGCCCGTGCCTGCCGGTCGCCGGGGGCGGCATCCCGCTGCGGTACGCGCCGGGGCACCCGGCCCTTCAGGCCGTGGACCGCACGGGCTCGGTGCGGGCCTCGGCCGGGGCCGGTACGGCGCAGGCGGCGGGGGAGTGGGCCGCGGAGCGGCGGTGGCCGTCCGACGCGGTGCACGCGCTCTGCGTGGTGCTGCGGAGCCGGGGGCGGACGCTGGGGGTGCTGACCTTCCTGCGCTCGTCCCACCGGGCCGCCTTCGAGCGCCCGGACGCGGTGTACGCGGAGAGCGTGGCGGACCGGGTGGCGGCATCGGTGGACCTGCACCGGGCGGTGGCGGGCGGCCGTACCGGCAGCCCCGGCCCGTCCGGCGACTGA